The Streptomyces sp. B3I8 nucleotide sequence TGTGCGGGCGCGGTGGCCCGTCGGCTGTGAGCGGTGGCCAGTTGGTTGTGAGGTGACGTGCATGCGGAAGCCCCCCGGGGTGTCGATGTGACGGTTACCGCTTCGACGTGCGTCCCCCCGCGGGCGTTCGCCGATCGCGGTCCCGGTGCGGTCACGGTCCGGACTCGGCCCGGACACCGGGGCCGGCGCGCAGTCGTGCGGACCGCAAGGGCCTGACGGCGGCAAGGCGTCGGGCCGGCCGGCACGGGAAGCGGGGGGCCCACCGGACCCTTCCGCTCGGCGGACGGCCCGCCGACCCGGGGTCCGGCTCGATCCGGCGGTGCGGTTTGAGAGGGTGGAGGCATGAGCGAAGAGGAGGCCCGTGCCGGGCAGGCCGGGAATGTCGTCGTCGTCGGAGGCGGGATCGCCGGACTGGCCGCCGCGCACCGGCTGCTGGACCGCGGCGCGCGGGTGACCGTCCTGGAGGCCGCGGGCCGCGTCGGCGGCAAGCTGCTGCCCGGCGAGATCGCCGGCGTCCGTGTCGACCTCGGCGCCGAGTCGATCCTGGCCCGCCGCCCCGAGGCGGTCACCCTCGCCCGCGAGGTGGGCCTGGCCGACCGGCTGATGCCGCCCGGCACCGCCTCGGCATCGATCTGGACCCGGGACGCCCTGCGCCCCATGCCCAAGGGCCACGTCATGGGCGTGCCCGGTACGGCCGCCGCGCTGTCCGGGCTGCTCTCCGCGGAGGGCCTCGCCCGCATCGAACGCGACGCCGACCTGCCGCCCACCGAGATCGGCGACGACGTGGCCGTCGGGGAGTACGTGGCCGACCGGCTCGGCCGCGAGGTCGTCGACCGCCTGGTGGAGCCGCTGCTCGGCGGGGTCTACGCGGGCGACGCGTACCGGCTGTCGATGCGCTCCGCCGTCCCCCAGCTCTTCGCGGCGGCCCGCGCCCACACCTCCCTGACGGCGGCCGTGCGCGAGATCCAGGACCGTACGACCGCCGCACCGCGGCAGGGCGGACCCGTGTTCACCGGGATCGTGGGCGGCGTCGGCCAACTGCCGCTCGCCGTCGCCGAGTCGGTACGGGCGCGCGGCGGCGAGATCGCCACCGGCACCCCGGCCACCGCACTGCGCCGCACCGCCGGCGGCTGGGAGGTCATCGCGGGGGAGCGGGTGCTGACCGCCGACGCCGTCGTGGTGGCGCTGCCCGCCGGACCCGCCGCCGCACTGCTGCGCGCCGAGGCACCCGCCGCCGCGGCCGAGCTGTCCGGCGTCGAGTACGCCTCCATGGCGCTGATCACCCTCGCCTACCGCCGCCGGGACGCCGAACTGCCCGAGGGCAGCGGCTTCCTGGTCCCCCCGGTCGACGGACGCGCCATCAAGGCCGCCACCTTCTCCTCCCGCAAATGGGGCTGGATCGCCGAGGAGGACCCCGACCTGCTGGTGCTGCGCACCTCGGTGGGACGGTACGGCGAGAGCGACCTCCTCGGCCGGGACGACGCCGGCCTCGTCGCACTCTCCCGGCGCGACCTGCACGCCGCGACCGGCCTCGCGGCCGAACCCGTCGCCACCCGGGTCACCCGCTGGGACGACGGCCTGCCGCAGTACCCGGTGGGCCACCACGCGCGGGTGGCCCGGATCCGCGCGCACCTCGCCGCCCTGCCCGGCCTCGCGGTCTGCGGAGCGGCCTACGACGGCGTCGGCATCCCGGCGTGCGTCGCGAGCGCCCACACCGCCGCGGACGCGGTGGGCGCGGCGCTCACCGGAGTGTGGGAACCAACCGGAGCGCCGGGACCCACCGAAGTGCCGGAACTCACCGGGCACCCGGTGCCGAGCGCCCGGACACGAGCGGGAGAATGACCTCATGAGTGACGACGCACCCACCACCGAACCCGGCCGGATCCCGAACAAGGGCAAGCTGGCCAAGGACCTCAACGAGGTCATCCGCTACACCCTGTGGTCCGTCTTCAAGCTGAAGGACGCCCTCCCCGAGGACCGCGCCGGGTACGCCGACGAGGTGCAGGAGCTGTTCGACCAGCTCGCGGCCAAGGACGTGACCGTCCGCGGCACGTACGACCTCTCCGGCCTGCGCGCCGACGCCGACCTCATGATCTGGTGGCACGCCGAGACCGCCGACCAGCTCCAGGAGGCGTACAACCTCTTCCGTCGCACGAAGCTGGGCCGCGCGCTGGAGCCGGTGTGGTCGAACATGGCGCTGCACCGCCCCGCCGAGTTCAACCGCTCGCACATCCCGGCGTTCCTCGCGGACGAGACCCCGCGCGACTACGTCGCCGTCTACCCGTTCGTGCGCTCCTACGAGTGGTACCTGCTGGCCGACGAGGACCGCCGCCGCCTGCTCGCCGAGCACGGCAGGATGGCCCGCGACTACCCGGACGTCCGCGCCAACACGGTGGCGTCCTTCGCCCTCGGGGACTACGAGTGGCTTCTCGCCTTCGAGGCCGACGAACTGCACCGCATCGTCGACCTGATGCGCCACCTGCGCGGCTCGGAGACCCGCCGCCACGTGCGTGAGGAGGTCCCGTTCTTCACGGGCCGCCGCAAGGACGTGGGGGACCTGGTGGCCGGGCTCGCCTGAGGCAGGGCGCGCGTCGGGGCGGCGGCGCCTCCCGGCCACGGACCTCCCGGCCCCGGTGCCCGAACGGCACCCTCCGGGGGCTAACGGTGGGTGAACGCCGCCCTCATCGCAGGCTCGTCCAGCGCCCGGGTCCCGCGGACGGCGACCAGCGCCAGCTCCCGG carries:
- the hemG gene encoding protoporphyrinogen oxidase, with the translated sequence MSEEEARAGQAGNVVVVGGGIAGLAAAHRLLDRGARVTVLEAAGRVGGKLLPGEIAGVRVDLGAESILARRPEAVTLAREVGLADRLMPPGTASASIWTRDALRPMPKGHVMGVPGTAAALSGLLSAEGLARIERDADLPPTEIGDDVAVGEYVADRLGREVVDRLVEPLLGGVYAGDAYRLSMRSAVPQLFAAARAHTSLTAAVREIQDRTTAAPRQGGPVFTGIVGGVGQLPLAVAESVRARGGEIATGTPATALRRTAGGWEVIAGERVLTADAVVVALPAGPAAALLRAEAPAAAAELSGVEYASMALITLAYRRRDAELPEGSGFLVPPVDGRAIKAATFSSRKWGWIAEEDPDLLVLRTSVGRYGESDLLGRDDAGLVALSRRDLHAATGLAAEPVATRVTRWDDGLPQYPVGHHARVARIRAHLAALPGLAVCGAAYDGVGIPACVASAHTAADAVGAALTGVWEPTGAPGPTEVPELTGHPVPSARTRAGE
- the hemQ gene encoding hydrogen peroxide-dependent heme synthase, which gives rise to MSDDAPTTEPGRIPNKGKLAKDLNEVIRYTLWSVFKLKDALPEDRAGYADEVQELFDQLAAKDVTVRGTYDLSGLRADADLMIWWHAETADQLQEAYNLFRRTKLGRALEPVWSNMALHRPAEFNRSHIPAFLADETPRDYVAVYPFVRSYEWYLLADEDRRRLLAEHGRMARDYPDVRANTVASFALGDYEWLLAFEADELHRIVDLMRHLRGSETRRHVREEVPFFTGRRKDVGDLVAGLA